From a single Lolium rigidum isolate FL_2022 chromosome 7, APGP_CSIRO_Lrig_0.1, whole genome shotgun sequence genomic region:
- the LOC124672182 gene encoding uncharacterized protein LOC124672182: MAAAAAAAVESLPQELLTSIFLLLSCIADRVRFSAVCKHWRRVALQKPPPLPWLLMPTTGLISCYRMFGGFTGQQPSFAIDARGARFLGSFPGGWFIVALQRWRGHALLNLLSGESVPLPDIAYFCGEMDVPVDIRAATISAAPSAGGGSGACVVAAITSVHDLTYYDGWFCVLTSRERLVWYKPETYADGVVLPLKVETQHEFRDYNMTPSPSVIGEPVALYLLPSASGADLLMVRRTRFRFSYPHPDKTVFEVFRLQEQEEGPASWCPYRMNGQVIFVRQGGSKAFDTGLDHSGYIYFLDDINHGGPTSFFLPLTKYRCVDSGSYCCSTDAVKGGIKRCLPQEPSSSDCSQWIWYFH; encoded by the exons atggcggcggcggcggcggcggcggtggaaagCCTCCCCCAAGAACTCCTCACCAGTATCTTTCTCTTACTCTCATGCATCGCCGACCGCGTCAGGTTCTCCGCCGTCTGCAAACACTGGCGCCGCGTCGCTCTCCAGAAGCCGCCCCCGCTTCCCTGGCTCCTCATGCCCACTACCGGCCTGATCTCCTGCTACCGGATGTTCGGCGGTTTCACAGGTCAGCAGCCATCCTTCGCCATCGACGCCCGGGGAGCGCGCTTCTTGGGCTCCTTCCCGGGCGGCTGGTTCATCGTCGCGCTCCAGCGTTGGCGCGGCCACGCCCTGCTCAACCTCCTCTCGGGGGAGAGCGTGCCGCTCCCGGACATCGCGTATTTTTGTGGCGAAATGGATGTCCCCGTAGACAtccgcgccgccaccatctccgcAGCTCCTTCtgccggcggcggctctggcgcgTGCGTCGTCGCCGCCATAACGTCCGTGCATG ACCTGACGTACTACGACGGGTGGTTCTGCGTTCTCACCAGCAGGGAGAGGCTAGTCTGGTACAAGCCGGAAACGTACGCAGACGGCGTCGTGCTCCCGCTCAAGGTCGAGACTCAGCACGAGTTCCGTGATTACAACATGACCCCGTCGCCGTCGGTAATCGGGGAGCCCGTCGCCCTCTACCTCTTGCCGTCCGCCTCCGGCGCGGATCTGCTAATGGTGAGGAGGACGAGGTTCAGGTTCAGCTACCCACACCCAGACAAGACGGTGTTCGAGGTCTTCAGgctacaagaacaggaagaaggaCCAGCTTCCTGGTGCCCTTACCGCATGAACGGACAGGTGATCTTCGTCAGGCAAGGCGGGTCCAAGGCCTTCGACACGGGACTCGACCACTCCGGCTACATCTACTTCCTCGACGACATCAACCATGGCGGTCCAACGAGCTTTTTCCTGCCGTTGACCAAGTACCGCTGCGTCGACTCCGGCTCTTACTGTTGCTCCACCGACGCAGTCAAGGGTGGAATCAAGCGCTGCTTGCCGCAGGAGCCCTCGTCGTCGGACTGCTCGCAGTGGATTTGGTACTTCCATTGA